From Verrucomicrobia bacterium S94, the proteins below share one genomic window:
- the folE gene encoding GTP cyclohydrolase I FolE: MEHLYKEILNNIGEDPSREGLIDTPKRAAKAMEFLTKGYHQKLEDVINDAIFTVEDNHMIIVKDIELYSLCEHHMLPFFGKCHIGYIPEGRVLGVSKLARIVDHFARRLQIQERLTNQVATTLMSTVNAEGVGVVIEAQHLCMMMRGVEKQNSCMVTSAMLGSFRREQTTRNEFLKLIGK, translated from the coding sequence ATGGAACATTTATATAAAGAAATTCTCAACAATATTGGCGAAGACCCTTCCCGCGAAGGACTGATAGACACCCCGAAACGCGCGGCAAAAGCCATGGAATTTCTCACTAAAGGATATCATCAGAAGCTGGAGGATGTCATCAACGATGCCATTTTCACCGTTGAAGACAACCATATGATTATTGTCAAAGACATCGAACTCTACAGCCTCTGCGAACACCATATGCTTCCCTTTTTCGGCAAATGTCACATCGGCTATATCCCTGAAGGCAGAGTCCTCGGCGTCAGTAAACTGGCCCGTATCGTCGATCACTTTGCCCGACGCCTCCAGATTCAGGAACGCCTGACCAACCAGGTTGCCACCACTCTCATGAGCACAGTGAACGCAGAAGGTGTCGGCGTTGTGATCGAAGCGCAGCACCTCTGTATGATGATGCGCGGTGTTGAAAAACAGAATTCCTGTATGGTCACCTCCGCCATGCTCGGCAGCTTCCGCCGAGAACAGACCACCCGGAACGAATTTCTTAAACTCATTGGAAAATAA
- a CDS encoding aldo/keto reductase, producing MSLSPETRRSFLRTSASSIPLIGSISPTAVRATPADAGAVEWRNKIEGMSYRPLGRTGFMVSEIVLGTFPFTSPDSYPLFDRSLERGVNYFDCASAYSQGGVEANIGRYLRQSGNRDRIFVSTKLSAYYGMVERCVQEILKGLPAARQEQLRKASQDLLAERTVKRPGYHINYFGGQEKQFDKAYLRYVVLKEYGMTDAWRKRIKANAHKLLEESLQRLQSDYVDVLYLPHGSALPELMDDLVEELFSEFKQKGMIRASAVSFHNDVTGNLLNASRVGFYDVAMFAYNIANHAALDSAIYSAHQSGMGLIAMKVAKLFSMRNQPPWRAEKLNATLPDEHLSLFAKSYLWALQNPHLSCCVSQMENETELNDNLQVVGRKVALAPV from the coding sequence ATGAGCCTGTCACCTGAAACCCGTCGGTCATTTTTACGAACATCCGCTTCTTCGATCCCGCTGATCGGGTCGATCAGCCCTACTGCAGTCCGTGCGACTCCGGCAGATGCCGGTGCCGTGGAGTGGCGGAATAAAATCGAAGGCATGAGTTATCGGCCATTGGGCCGTACCGGGTTCATGGTTTCGGAAATCGTTCTGGGGACTTTTCCGTTTACCTCGCCGGACAGCTATCCGCTGTTTGACCGGAGTCTGGAGCGCGGGGTTAACTATTTCGATTGCGCTTCGGCCTATAGTCAGGGTGGAGTGGAGGCAAATATCGGGCGCTATTTAAGGCAGTCCGGGAACCGGGACCGTATCTTTGTGTCCACCAAACTGAGTGCCTATTACGGCATGGTTGAGCGGTGTGTTCAGGAAATTCTGAAGGGACTGCCTGCCGCCCGGCAGGAGCAACTGCGGAAAGCATCGCAGGATCTGCTGGCAGAACGAACGGTGAAGCGGCCGGGATATCATATCAACTATTTCGGAGGTCAGGAGAAGCAGTTTGATAAGGCCTATCTGCGCTATGTGGTTCTCAAAGAATACGGTATGACCGATGCGTGGCGGAAACGCATCAAGGCGAACGCGCATAAGCTGTTGGAAGAATCGCTGCAACGGCTGCAGAGCGATTATGTTGATGTGCTGTATCTGCCGCACGGTTCCGCTCTGCCGGAACTGATGGATGACCTTGTGGAAGAGCTTTTTTCTGAATTTAAGCAGAAAGGAATGATCCGGGCATCGGCAGTATCTTTTCATAACGATGTCACCGGGAATCTGCTGAATGCTTCGCGGGTCGGTTTTTATGATGTGGCGATGTTTGCCTATAACATTGCCAACCATGCGGCATTGGATTCGGCGATTTATAGTGCTCATCAGTCCGGCATGGGTCTCATTGCCATGAAAGTGGCAAAACTGTTCAGTATGAGAAATCAGCCGCCGTGGCGGGCAGAAAAGCTGAATGCCACGCTCCCGGATGAACACCTTTCTCTGTTTGCCAAATCCTATCTCTGGGCGCTGCAGAACCCGCATCTTTCCTGCTGTGTTTCCCAGATGGAAAATGAAACGGAGCTGAACGATAATCTGCAGGTGGTCGGGCGGAAGGTGGCGTTGGCTCCGGTTTGA
- a CDS encoding DUF2007 domain-containing protein, giving the protein MITLTKVSYVHEADFLRMRLEEAGIECFIPDENLAAIYPLYSGAIGGIRIQVHEKDLERARQLL; this is encoded by the coding sequence ATGATCACACTCACAAAAGTTTCCTATGTTCACGAAGCCGATTTTCTGCGAATGAGACTCGAAGAAGCTGGTATCGAGTGTTTTATTCCGGACGAAAATTTAGCCGCTATTTATCCGCTTTACTCCGGGGCCATTGGCGGAATCCGCATACAGGTTCATGAGAAAGATCTGGAGCGGGCAAGACAGCTCCTTTAA
- a CDS encoding sulfatase, with translation MMKHALIFTALLATAGLGRAAGDERPNIIWLMAEDMGTDLECYGMPAVRTPNLNKMAEEGILFKHAYVANPICSPSRSSMMVGCNQTLFDAHHHRSNRDKPIPEPYKPFTVFLRDAGYTCILGSEYVLSNGRKIDCNFKHEPTGPYDGVEHFGLFDKLDVATPEDQPFFQQIQHKVTHRGDWWNKIRKESKHPVSVDDVVLPPWIADTPETRYDWAAYLDTVEYMDNEVGIILEDLKTKGLDKNTIVVFIADNGRCNLRGKGYLHDTGTHVPMIVWGPGLIKPGQVVEDIVMTTDITATILKLAEAEMPDYLDGNPIFGVETPVYREYARSARDIWDEIDECSRSITTRKFAYIKNHMPEVPWDAHQAYLDLNRPAIHVMRRLKAEGKLSGAPLAYMADSKPPEELYDLEKDPDQLNNLATNPEYAEVLKKMRSIEQEWQAANHDMGLADLGQRVPEMTMEWAAQTEAGVKKRAPELWKRLEAGELMETQQFKKYRDDHQKKKKQ, from the coding sequence ATGATGAAACACGCTCTGATTTTTACCGCCCTGCTGGCCACAGCCGGACTCGGCCGGGCAGCCGGCGATGAACGGCCGAACATTATCTGGCTGATGGCCGAGGATATGGGAACCGATCTGGAATGTTACGGCATGCCGGCCGTCAGAACACCGAACCTCAATAAAATGGCCGAAGAGGGTATTCTTTTTAAGCACGCCTACGTCGCCAACCCCATCTGCTCACCAAGCCGCTCCTCCATGATGGTCGGCTGCAACCAGACACTCTTCGACGCTCATCACCATCGCTCCAACCGCGACAAACCGATTCCGGAACCCTATAAACCGTTCACAGTTTTTCTGCGAGATGCCGGCTATACCTGTATTCTCGGCAGCGAATATGTTCTCAGCAACGGCCGTAAAATCGACTGCAATTTCAAGCATGAACCAACCGGACCTTACGATGGAGTTGAGCACTTCGGCCTCTTTGACAAACTGGATGTGGCCACGCCTGAAGATCAGCCGTTTTTCCAGCAGATTCAGCACAAAGTGACGCATCGCGGTGACTGGTGGAATAAAATCCGCAAGGAATCCAAACATCCGGTTTCCGTTGATGACGTGGTTCTGCCGCCCTGGATTGCGGATACGCCGGAAACGCGTTACGACTGGGCCGCCTATCTCGATACCGTTGAATATATGGACAACGAGGTCGGTATTATCCTTGAGGATTTAAAAACCAAAGGACTGGATAAAAATACCATCGTTGTTTTCATCGCCGACAACGGCCGCTGTAATCTCCGCGGCAAAGGCTATCTCCACGATACCGGAACCCATGTTCCCATGATTGTCTGGGGACCGGGACTCATTAAACCGGGTCAGGTTGTGGAGGACATTGTAATGACCACCGATATTACAGCAACCATTCTCAAACTGGCCGAAGCCGAAATGCCGGACTATCTCGATGGGAACCCGATTTTCGGCGTCGAAACCCCGGTCTACCGCGAATATGCCCGTTCCGCCCGCGATATCTGGGACGAAATTGACGAATGCTCCCGCAGTATCACCACTCGTAAATTCGCCTATATTAAAAACCATATGCCTGAAGTTCCGTGGGATGCCCACCAGGCCTATCTTGATTTGAACCGACCGGCAATCCACGTCATGCGCCGGCTCAAGGCCGAAGGAAAGCTCAGCGGCGCACCGCTGGCCTATATGGCGGACTCCAAGCCCCCGGAAGAACTCTACGATCTCGAAAAGGATCCGGATCAGCTCAATAACCTTGCCACAAACCCGGAATACGCCGAAGTGCTCAAAAAAATGCGTTCAATTGAACAAGAGTGGCAGGCCGCCAACCATGATATGGGACTGGCCGACCTAGGGCAACGCGTTCCGGAAATGACCATGGAATGGGCGGCGCAGACCGAAGCCGGTGTAAAAAAACGGGCCCCCGAACTCTGGAAACGACTGGAAGCCGGCGAGCTGATGGAAACCCAGCAATTTAAAAAATACCGCGATGACCACCAGAAAAAGAAAAAACAGTAA
- a CDS encoding tetratricopeptide repeat protein, whose product MKYPYFAALILGCSLSLQAGTQLSFETETKTRIDYEGHKTNIVHAGSLSVYLGADVIDMAAKNDIRIYDYKTRKIHTSSGNGFQQSSLYSDIGFRSAEFRNRLKIGDMLAAAGMQENPMDRVLMEHLFSMRSGKAAELKRQNRKTEIQISHNAKPLLSYSTNGISAQNQLKAPFFVFLRIRFGIHPDIIDELTTLDYIPEQLIINQYNTGQQEEISLKLTEVSTDARRPERDLQKNRISNPASVYVPAQKAMQMSRSDYDAACTSLLTRASEHAGEGEMLDAACLFLSAGLATGIQDMPAAFFDWKESIIADPDVTAMFSALSPRSEEEAEKALETLDRLYNKTADGKFTLLIFKANILESLGKPEEATECFIKALGQEPAIVGAWKDLGNIYYNMFNTQEAWTCWDTARALNPQHPFLKEIRELERSLEKQNPGFFPPSP is encoded by the coding sequence ATGAAGTACCCGTATTTTGCTGCACTTATTCTAGGGTGCTCACTTTCTTTGCAGGCCGGAACACAGCTTTCTTTTGAAACAGAAACGAAAACCCGCATCGATTATGAGGGTCACAAAACGAATATAGTTCATGCGGGTTCTCTATCGGTCTATCTGGGGGCCGATGTAATCGACATGGCCGCAAAAAACGACATCAGAATCTACGACTATAAAACCCGAAAAATCCACACCTCCTCCGGAAACGGCTTCCAGCAAAGTTCCCTCTATAGCGACATCGGCTTCCGTTCCGCCGAATTTCGAAACCGGCTTAAAATCGGCGATATGCTGGCCGCAGCCGGTATGCAGGAAAACCCGATGGATCGGGTTCTGATGGAACATCTTTTTTCAATGCGATCCGGAAAAGCGGCAGAATTAAAACGGCAGAACAGGAAAACGGAAATCCAGATAAGCCATAACGCAAAACCGCTGCTCTCTTACAGCACCAACGGGATATCAGCTCAAAACCAGCTGAAGGCACCCTTTTTCGTTTTCCTTCGAATCAGATTCGGAATTCATCCCGATATCATCGACGAACTGACCACACTGGATTATATCCCCGAACAACTGATCATCAATCAGTACAACACCGGGCAACAGGAGGAAATCAGCCTCAAACTCACCGAAGTCAGTACAGATGCCCGCCGCCCGGAACGGGATCTGCAGAAAAACCGGATTTCCAATCCCGCTTCCGTTTACGTTCCGGCTCAGAAAGCCATGCAGATGAGCAGGTCCGACTATGATGCCGCATGCACATCTCTCTTAACCCGCGCCTCCGAACACGCAGGGGAAGGTGAAATGCTGGACGCCGCATGCCTGTTTTTAAGCGCCGGACTTGCAACCGGTATACAGGATATGCCCGCCGCCTTTTTCGACTGGAAGGAAAGCATCATCGCCGACCCGGATGTGACAGCCATGTTTTCCGCACTCTCCCCCCGGTCAGAGGAAGAAGCTGAAAAAGCCCTTGAAACCCTGGATAGACTCTATAACAAAACCGCTGACGGAAAATTCACACTCCTGATCTTTAAAGCCAACATCCTTGAATCACTGGGAAAACCCGAAGAAGCGACCGAATGTTTTATCAAAGCACTCGGTCAGGAACCGGCCATTGTCGGCGCATGGAAAGACCTTGGCAACATCTACTACAACATGTTCAACACACAGGAGGCATGGACATGCTGGGATACCGCACGCGCGCTCAATCCGCAACATCCCTTCCTCAAGGAAATCCGGGAACTCGAACGATCCCTCGAAAAACAAAACCCCGGTTTCTTTCCGCCTTCCCCGTAA
- a CDS encoding DUF4976 domain-containing protein encodes MKTLHLVVIVLITCIQTMAEKPNIILFVSDDHGLDALGCYGNPIIKTPNMDRLAADGVRFTRAYCTSASCAASRSVILTGQFGHASGSYGHVHDYHHFSTFDTVKSLPVMLSEAGYHTAQIGKYHVAPESVYKFDIRYECDPRSTIEMAETVTPSIQQNKPFFLYFCPDDPHRGHPFTPDPWDAPNSFGNKAEPYPGETIVKYDPKEVIVPPFLPDTRECREELAQYYQSISRIDQGLGRLLKILEESGKADNTVIIYISDNGIAFPGAKTTVYEPGIKLPCIVKDPRSDFKGRINNCMISWVDLTPTILDFANVAFDKKRFHGRSFVPVLGKQNDKDWNTIYAAHNFHELTMYYPMRVIRENNMKLIWNIAYGLKYPFASDLWAASTWQSVYRNKGEYFGHRKVQDYLYRPEFELYDLEKDPEESNNLADNPEYADQLESMKKKIQAFQLDTNDPWQIIWGNKSRMQGTGVNL; translated from the coding sequence ATGAAAACATTACATCTTGTGGTGATTGTTCTGATTACATGTATTCAGACCATGGCCGAAAAACCGAATATTATCCTATTCGTCTCCGATGACCACGGTCTTGATGCACTAGGTTGTTATGGTAATCCTATTATTAAAACGCCCAATATGGACCGACTTGCAGCCGATGGTGTCCGTTTCACCCGGGCCTACTGCACCAGCGCCAGCTGTGCGGCCAGCCGCTCCGTCATCCTGACCGGGCAATTCGGTCATGCCTCCGGCTCCTACGGTCATGTGCACGATTATCACCACTTCAGCACGTTCGACACTGTAAAGTCACTGCCTGTTATGCTCTCCGAAGCGGGTTATCATACCGCTCAGATCGGCAAATACCACGTGGCGCCCGAATCGGTATATAAATTTGATATCCGCTATGAATGTGATCCGAGATCCACTATCGAAATGGCGGAAACCGTCACACCCTCCATACAGCAGAATAAACCGTTCTTTCTCTATTTCTGCCCCGACGACCCCCATCGCGGTCATCCGTTCACCCCCGACCCCTGGGATGCACCGAATTCTTTTGGAAACAAAGCAGAACCCTATCCCGGCGAAACCATCGTTAAATATGATCCGAAAGAAGTCATAGTCCCTCCCTTTCTGCCGGATACCCGCGAATGCCGTGAAGAACTGGCCCAGTATTATCAATCCATCAGCCGCATCGATCAGGGACTCGGCAGACTGCTGAAGATCCTTGAAGAATCCGGAAAAGCTGATAACACCGTTATTATTTATATCTCCGATAACGGTATCGCTTTCCCCGGGGCCAAAACAACGGTATACGAACCAGGCATTAAACTCCCCTGTATCGTCAAGGATCCCCGAAGCGATTTTAAAGGCCGGATCAACAACTGCATGATCTCCTGGGTCGATCTCACCCCCACCATTCTCGACTTCGCTAACGTGGCTTTTGACAAAAAGCGTTTCCACGGTCGATCCTTTGTTCCCGTTCTCGGCAAACAAAACGACAAGGATTGGAACACCATTTATGCCGCACATAATTTCCATGAACTGACCATGTACTATCCCATGCGCGTCATTCGCGAAAACAACATGAAGCTGATCTGGAATATCGCCTATGGCCTGAAATACCCGTTTGCATCCGATCTATGGGCGGCCTCCACCTGGCAGAGCGTATACCGGAATAAGGGCGAATACTTCGGGCACCGAAAAGTGCAGGACTATCTCTACCGTCCTGAGTTTGAACTTTATGATCTGGAAAAAGATCCGGAGGAAAGCAATAACCTTGCTGACAACCCGGAGTATGCCGACCAACTGGAAAGTATGAAGAAAAAAATACAGGCCTTCCAGCTGGACACCAATGATCCCTGGCAGATTATCTGGGGGAACAAATCCAGGATGCAGGGCACCGGTGTGAATTTATAG
- a CDS encoding sulfatase: protein MMKKTLLLSLLALSSQTFSGANPPRPQPNIVLFFVDDMGWADLGYRQPEVFETPNIDRLAEQSVDFQQAYIACPTCSPSRSTLVTGKHPARLEIVRHIPTGSRKHPEFDKYGRTEQEYSFWETDPAHFPVRNWLPKEHITYAEALQELGYYNLFVGKWHLGHEPYHPVHQGWDKQIGTSNWGHPNSGYNAPFFKNSDVYADVKEGYLTDKLTEDTIQWLENYDQKKPFMISLWYYAVHSPFDGRPDYVKHFEAKGIEGKYAHYAAMVKSVDDSIGRIRKVLKDKGVDDNTIIIFLSDQGGAFDNPPFHGGKKLDTLYEGGARVPFLFYWPGVTKAGKNQSIVQSTDLFPTLIEIAGGNPDKFDDLDGVSLKETIEKNSTLNRGEPIFGFRAYEDLYASVREGDWKLLAYRSGTLKLYNIAQDTGETNDLASSLPEKVKELKAKLIDWEKEMNVEKYSGVQ from the coding sequence ATGATGAAAAAAACACTTCTCCTCTCCCTGCTGGCACTATCCTCTCAGACTTTTTCCGGGGCCAACCCGCCCCGTCCACAGCCCAACATTGTTCTGTTTTTTGTGGACGATATGGGCTGGGCCGACCTCGGCTACCGGCAGCCTGAAGTATTTGAAACCCCCAACATCGACCGGCTGGCCGAACAGAGCGTCGATTTTCAGCAGGCCTATATCGCCTGCCCCACCTGCAGCCCCAGCCGCAGCACACTCGTGACCGGCAAACACCCGGCCCGCCTCGAAATCGTGCGCCATATTCCCACCGGCTCCCGTAAACACCCTGAATTCGATAAATACGGCCGCACCGAACAGGAGTACAGCTTCTGGGAAACAGACCCCGCACATTTCCCGGTCCGGAACTGGCTGCCCAAAGAACACATCACCTATGCCGAAGCCCTGCAAGAACTCGGTTATTACAACCTGTTTGTTGGCAAATGGCATCTCGGCCATGAACCTTATCATCCCGTCCATCAAGGCTGGGATAAACAGATCGGCACTTCCAACTGGGGTCATCCTAATTCCGGGTACAACGCTCCCTTCTTTAAAAATTCCGATGTTTATGCCGATGTTAAAGAAGGCTATCTCACAGACAAACTGACCGAAGACACCATTCAGTGGCTTGAAAATTATGATCAGAAAAAACCCTTCATGATTTCGCTCTGGTATTATGCGGTCCACAGTCCGTTTGACGGTCGTCCGGATTACGTAAAACACTTTGAGGCCAAAGGGATTGAAGGAAAATATGCGCATTACGCCGCCATGGTCAAATCCGTCGATGACTCGATCGGTCGGATCCGCAAGGTCCTGAAAGACAAAGGGGTCGACGACAACACCATTATCATTTTCCTGTCTGACCAGGGCGGTGCATTCGATAACCCGCCTTTCCACGGCGGAAAAAAACTCGATACCCTTTATGAGGGCGGCGCACGCGTTCCCTTCCTGTTCTACTGGCCGGGCGTAACCAAAGCCGGAAAAAATCAGAGTATCGTACAGTCTACCGATCTTTTCCCGACACTGATCGAAATCGCCGGCGGAAATCCGGATAAATTTGATGATCTGGACGGGGTTTCACTGAAAGAGACCATCGAGAAAAACAGCACATTGAACCGCGGCGAACCCATCTTCGGCTTCCGCGCCTACGAAGACCTCTATGCTTCCGTACGCGAAGGCGACTGGAAACTGCTCGCCTACCGCTCCGGTACCCTCAAGCTGTACAATATTGCACAGGATACCGGAGAGACTAACGATCTCGCCTCTTCCCTTCCCGAAAAGGTGAAAGAACTCAAAGCCAAGCTGATTGACTGGGAAAAGGAGATGAACGTCGAAAAATATTCCGGTGTACAGTAG
- a CDS encoding heparan N-sulfatase: MKTIIKSTLLSLFTLSAVAQSAAPPNILFIIADDASMNTFGAYGGTMIETPAFDRLAEGGAIFKQAYNCNPKCAPARACLVTGRYSWQLGAAANHWPEFPAEFKFYPHLLMKHGFHVGYTGKGWGPGSYATEHNPAGPAYNNLKEKPPYKGINPVNYAANFEVFLDEKPAETPFCFWLGTYEPHRFYEKDSWKRAGMKLEQAEVPPFYPDNETIRGDLLDYALEVKHFDKHIGLAIRALEERGLLENTLILVTSDHGMPFPRIKGQIYEEGFHVPLVAYWKGVVKPGRIIDDFVSFPDVAPTIMEAVGMQPHEQMTGKSFLDLLKSEKSGQIDPSRNFVLLGKERHDTGRADGKGGTDLAYPVRAIRTKDFLYVHNIKPDLWPAGNPEYGWRNVDNSPTKSYLTALQPDDPEYKFYEMSFGKRPEEELYQIRKDPNCMNNLAGNPEYDAVRKELRERMEKKLTVQGDPRTLGQGDIFDAFPYAGKQFDYQTGKPVQNRKKK, translated from the coding sequence ATGAAAACCATCATTAAATCCACCCTGCTCTCACTGTTTACGCTGTCAGCCGTTGCTCAATCGGCAGCGCCCCCGAATATTCTGTTCATTATTGCCGATGATGCATCAATGAACACCTTCGGGGCATATGGCGGCACCATGATTGAAACCCCGGCGTTTGACCGCCTCGCAGAAGGAGGTGCGATATTCAAACAGGCCTATAACTGCAATCCAAAATGTGCACCGGCACGGGCCTGTCTGGTCACCGGGCGCTACAGCTGGCAGCTTGGCGCTGCCGCGAACCACTGGCCGGAATTCCCTGCCGAATTCAAATTCTATCCACACCTGCTGATGAAACACGGATTCCATGTGGGTTACACCGGAAAGGGCTGGGGACCGGGCTCCTATGCTACCGAACACAACCCGGCCGGACCGGCATATAACAACCTTAAAGAAAAACCGCCGTATAAAGGAATCAATCCGGTCAATTATGCTGCAAATTTCGAAGTCTTTCTGGATGAGAAACCGGCGGAAACGCCGTTCTGCTTCTGGCTCGGAACCTATGAACCTCACCGGTTTTATGAAAAGGATTCCTGGAAACGTGCAGGCATGAAGCTGGAACAGGCGGAAGTACCGCCCTTCTATCCGGACAATGAAACCATCCGTGGCGACCTGCTGGACTACGCGCTGGAAGTAAAACATTTCGATAAACACATCGGCCTGGCCATACGGGCCCTGGAAGAGCGGGGGCTTCTGGAAAACACCCTGATTCTGGTCACATCCGACCACGGAATGCCTTTCCCGCGGATAAAAGGCCAGATCTATGAAGAAGGTTTTCACGTTCCGCTCGTCGCCTATTGGAAAGGTGTCGTGAAACCCGGGCGGATCATTGATGATTTTGTCAGCTTCCCGGACGTCGCCCCGACCATCATGGAAGCTGTCGGAATGCAGCCGCATGAACAGATGACCGGGAAAAGTTTTCTCGATCTACTGAAATCGGAGAAATCCGGACAGATTGACCCCTCCCGGAATTTCGTACTTCTTGGCAAAGAACGGCACGATACCGGCCGTGCCGATGGAAAAGGCGGAACCGATCTCGCCTATCCGGTGCGGGCTATCCGCACAAAAGATTTTCTCTATGTGCATAATATCAAACCGGACCTCTGGCCCGCCGGAAATCCGGAATACGGCTGGCGTAATGTCGACAATAGCCCGACCAAATCCTATCTCACTGCGCTGCAGCCGGATGATCCTGAATATAAATTCTACGAAATGAGCTTCGGCAAACGCCCGGAGGAAGAACTCTACCAGATCCGGAAAGATCCGAACTGCATGAACAATCTCGCCGGGAACCCGGAATACGATGCCGTCAGAAAAGAACTGAGAGAACGTATGGAGAAAAAACTGACCGTGCAGGGTGATCCACGCACGCTGGGACAGGGCGACATCTTTGATGCGTTTCCATATGCGGGAAAACAATTTGATTATCAAACCGGCAAACCGGTCCAGAACAGAAAGAAAAAATGA